One Capricornis sumatraensis isolate serow.1 chromosome 8, serow.2, whole genome shotgun sequence genomic region harbors:
- the PIGW gene encoding phosphatidylinositol-glycan biosynthesis class W protein: MSQKQMKEAFVSNQNGTSVLEITEGLCLPALCVLCRGLLIILSQHLCSSPHNSRTRFLVDFAFLIVPLVTTLTIFSSFVLLEYLVAIILGAGLLYEIYCRRTCYARMPFQKICEKFLKVSLESEYIPAISCFRVVNSAFTAVAILAVDFPLFPRRYAKTELYGTGAMDYGVGGFIFGSAMVSPEVRRKYTKGSRLCYLTKSLYSLWPLVFLGMGRLVAIKSIDYQEHLTEYGVHWNFFFTLIAVKLITSLLLIIFPLNKSWIVAISITALYQLALDFTPLKSLILYGTDGSGTRVGFLNANREGIISVLGYVAVHMAGVQTGLYVLKERSHIKDWIKVAYCILLTAIGLFISLYIVQVNVEVASRRMANLAFCIWIVASCLILLSSLLLGDIILSFAKFVIKEAAVPCSWKLIQSPTANKKRLESIVSEAKRKEPTLCLITAMNRNQLLFFLLSNVTTGLVNLSIDTLHSSTPWALCLLNLYMFTNCFIIYVLHLQDKTIKFW, encoded by the coding sequence ATGTCTCAAAAGCAGATGAAGGAAGCTTTTGTCAGTAACCAGAATGGAACGAGCGTGCTGGAGATCACCGAGGGCTTGTGCCTGCCTGCACTCTGCGTCCTGTGTAGAGGGCTCCTGATCATTCTCTCACAGCACTTATGTTCTTCTCCACATAACTCGAGGACTCGATTCTTGGTTGACTTTGCGTTCCTGATAGTTCCCCTGGTCACCACGTTGaccattttctcttcatttgtcCTCCTCGAGTATCTTGTTGCAATTATCCTTGGGGCAGGGCTGCTCTATGAAATATACTGCAGAAGAACTTGCTATGCCAGAATGCCTTTCCAGAAAATCTGTGAAAAATTTTTGAAAGTCAGTCTAGAATCAGAATACATTCCAGCCATTTCCTGTTTCCGTGTTGTTAACAGTGCCTTTACTGCTGTTGCGATTTTGGCTGTGGACTTCCCACTGTTTCCCAGAAGATATGCCAAAACCGAGCTCTACGGGACAGGAGCAATGGATTATGGAGTAGGGGGCTTTATTTTTGGGTCTGCAATGGTTTCTCCAGAGGTTAGGAGAAAATATACGAAAGGCTCCAGACTTTGTTATCTTACAAAGTCACTGTACTCTCTTTGGCCATTAGTTTTCCTAGGAATGGGGCGATTAGTTGCTATAAAATCCATAGACTATCAGGAACATTTAACTGAGTATGGTGTTCACTGGAACTTTTTCTTTACCTTAATAGCTGTGAAATTGATAACATCACTGCTTTTGATTATTTTTCCCCTAAATAAATCCTGGATTGTAGCCATCAGCATTACTGCATTATACCAGCTAGCCCTTGATTTTACCCCCTTGAAAAGTTTAATTTTGTATGGCACTGATGGTAGTGGCACAAGGGTTGGTTTCTTAAATGCCAACCGAGAAGGAATCATCTCTGTCTTGGGGTACGTGGCAGTACACATGGCTGGTGTTCAAACAGGGTTATATGTGCTTAAAGAAAGGTCACATATCAAAGACTGGATAAAAGTAGCATACTGTATTCTATTGACAGCTATTGGcctcttcatttctctttacATAGTTCAGGTAAATGTAGAAGTAGCATCTCGAAGAATGGCCAATTTAGCTTTTTGTATTTGGATAGTTGCTTCTTGCCTGATCCTTCTTAGTAGTTTATTACTGGGTGATATAATTTTGAGTTTTGCCAAATTTGTAATTAAAGAGGCAGCAGTACCATGTTCTTGGAAACTTATCCAGTCACCCACTGCAAATAAAAAGCGTTTGGAATCCATAGTCTCTGAAGCCAAAAGAAAGGAACCCACTCTCTGTTTAATCACAGCAATGAACAGAAACCAGTTACTTTTTTTCTTGCTGTCAAATGTAACAACTGGTCTAGTCAACCTTTCCATAGATACATTACACAGCAGTACCCCGTGGGCCTTGTGCCTGCTCAATCTCTACATGTTTACCAACTGCTTTATTATATATGTGCTACACTTGCAAGATAAGACAATAAAATTTTGGTGA